One region of Haloprofundus salilacus genomic DNA includes:
- a CDS encoding tyrosine-type recombinase/integrase: MTKLEPISAEEAVELYLQSAEGEKAASTVQSHEYRLQHFIRWCDKEGRDNLNELSGRDLQAYRVWRRKDGNLTTVSLRGQLATIRAFLKFCERIDGVPHRLHEKVELPDAGDGEHRDTIMEAKRAEKILEHLSQFKYASREHALFLLLWRTGIRVGAARGIDVKDVHRQRDRVELIHRPETDTPLKNAKHGERYVTLTSHTSKVLADYIDNSRHSVTDDYERQPLFTTAHGRPTISTLRRTVYRVTQPCFLGECPHDREPEECDAEGYKGGATCPSSIRPHDIRRGAITHFLLNDVPEQVVSDRMNVSKEILDKHYDKRTEEQKAEQRRGFLNNL, from the coding sequence ATGACGAAACTAGAGCCGATCTCTGCAGAAGAAGCAGTCGAACTGTACCTACAATCAGCAGAAGGCGAGAAAGCAGCCAGCACTGTCCAATCCCATGAATATCGTCTTCAGCATTTTATTCGGTGGTGCGACAAAGAGGGTCGTGATAATCTCAACGAGCTAAGCGGACGTGATCTGCAAGCGTACCGTGTTTGGCGGCGCAAGGACGGTAATCTCACTACGGTCTCACTCCGTGGTCAACTTGCTACTATCCGTGCCTTTCTCAAGTTCTGTGAACGCATTGACGGGGTTCCCCACCGACTCCACGAGAAAGTAGAACTCCCAGATGCTGGCGACGGTGAGCACCGTGACACTATCATGGAGGCAAAACGGGCTGAGAAGATTCTGGAACATCTTAGTCAATTCAAATACGCCAGCCGCGAACACGCACTCTTCCTCCTCCTCTGGCGTACTGGAATTCGTGTTGGTGCTGCTCGTGGAATTGACGTGAAGGATGTTCACCGTCAGCGAGATCGTGTTGAATTGATCCACCGACCTGAGACCGACACCCCGCTAAAGAATGCAAAGCACGGTGAGCGATACGTTACTCTCACGTCTCATACATCGAAGGTGCTTGCGGACTATATTGATAACAGTCGCCACAGCGTGACCGACGACTACGAACGGCAACCTCTGTTTACAACAGCACACGGACGACCCACCATCAGCACTCTACGCCGTACAGTGTACCGTGTCACACAACCATGCTTCCTTGGAGAATGTCCTCACGACCGAGAACCTGAGGAATGCGATGCAGAGGGCTACAAGGGGGGTGCAACGTGTCCAAGTAGTATTCGGCCTCATGATATCCGTCGTGGTGCAATCACGCACTTTCTTCTTAACGATGTTCCTGAACAGGTCGTGAGTGATCGCATGAACGTGAGTAAGGAAATTCTGGACAAGCACTACGACAAACGTACTGAGGAGCAAAAAGCAGAGCAACGACGTGGATTTCTTAACAATCTCTAA
- a CDS encoding GNAT family N-acetyltransferase, producing the protein MDADISIVRTDVSGHEAELRELLHEYFLEANELGQEWFGDEEFGADPQKIAAADLDRLASATVDEPLFLAQRDDELVGSIQLKQLDETTSEVKRLYVKPPHRNAGVGRTLVETLIAAAESDGFETLRLGVAPYHESARALYRALGFEFTPAYEETQAPAEIHDDWGFMKLALTE; encoded by the coding sequence ATGGACGCGGACATCTCCATCGTCCGAACGGATGTCTCCGGACACGAAGCCGAACTACGGGAGTTGCTCCACGAGTACTTCCTCGAAGCGAACGAACTGGGCCAAGAGTGGTTCGGCGACGAGGAATTCGGCGCGGACCCACAGAAGATAGCGGCCGCTGACCTCGACAGACTCGCGTCGGCGACGGTGGACGAACCGCTGTTTCTGGCGCAGCGAGATGACGAACTGGTCGGGTCGATTCAGTTGAAACAGCTAGACGAAACGACCTCCGAGGTGAAGCGACTCTACGTGAAGCCGCCTCACCGGAATGCCGGAGTCGGGCGGACACTCGTCGAGACGCTGATTGCGGCGGCGGAGAGCGATGGGTTTGAGACGCTTCGGTTGGGCGTCGCGCCCTACCACGAGAGCGCACGGGCGCTGTACCGAGCGCTCGGATTCGAGTTCACTCCCGCGTACGAAGAGACGCAGGCCCCGGCCGAGATTCACGACGACTGGGGGTTCATGAAACTCGCGCTCACCGAGTGA